The DNA segment AGGCCGCGGCGAAGAAAGCACCTGCGAGGAAGCGGGCGGCTTCGGGGAAGCGGTCTGCCTGAGCCGCGTGCTGTGTGCCGCGTGCCGTGTGAGTCGTAGCACCCGGGCGCCGGTCCCGTTCGGCGGTCCGGACCCGGGCGCCCGAGGCCCCGCACCGGCCTCAGCCCCGTACCCGGGGTCGCCGCCCGCGCGCGCCCCCGCGTCCCGTACCTCGGATTCACCTCCCCGAACGGCGCGCCCTCAGGCACGATGAAGGTGTGACATACGTGGTGACCGTGGCGATGGCCCCGCCCCAGGGGGCTCCGGAACTCGACGCGCTGCGCCGGGAGGGAGTGGTCTTCCTGCTGCGCAAGGGCTTCGACTCGCTGGAGGCGGTCGAGGGCCCGGACGGCATGGAGGTCGACCTGCTGGACGACGTGATCGCCGCCCATCCCGGCGGGGCCCTGCTGAAGCTGTTCGTGGACGCCCCGGCGCTGGAGTTCGCGGAGGACGCGGCGCGGGAGGTGGTGACGGAGCTGATGGAACGTACCGAGGCGCTGTCCGACTGGCGCCTGACCCGTTGCGCGGTGGAACTCAACTCCGAGCTGCTCCAGGAGAGCCTGGACGCGGCGGACGGCCCGGACGCCCCGCCCGCCGACCCGGCGGAACGCGCCAGGCGCCATGCGGCGGGCACGACCCCCGCGCCCCCCGACAGCCCCGGCCACTCCGAGAGCCGGGCGATGCGTACGAGGCTGCGCGAACTGGCCCCGACGCTCACGGCGTTCACGCTGGAGGCGTTCGGCCACCACGAGTCGGCACCGGAGTGCGAGGTGAGCAGAGAGGCGGCGGAGATAGCGGCGGGCGCCGTGGTCTACGCGATCGACCTCCTGGTGGACGAACTCTTCACCGACCTGGCCGCCCTGGAGGACGACGGCCCCACGGTCGCCCGCAGCAACGCGACGTTCATGATCCTGGACGACCTGCCCCCGCACCTCGCGGACGCGTACACCGTCCTCTTCACCCGCCGCCTGACGGTCACCGCGATCACCCTCACGGGCCGCCTCACCCGCCCCCCGTTCGACCACCCCACCTGCCTGGCCGAGGAACTCCTCCTCAAGTCCCTGCTGAACCAGGCGGAGGTGACGGCCGACCTCTACAGCCTCCTGTCCGACGAGGTCAGCCTGGCCCTGGAGACCTTCGCCACGACTCTCCACCCCCCGACTTCCCCCCACCCCGCGACCCCCGAGGACCCGGACACCTGGTTCACCGCGTACACCCCGGTCTCCCCGGTGCATCCGTACGCGGCGAACGAGAACGAGGAGACGGTGGTGGAGTTGCCGGAGTGAGGGTGCCGGCGGGCGGTAGTTGACATTTGAATTGTCACAACTGCGTCACCGTCTACACGAGTTCCTCACATCTGACGCACCGGCATAGATAGGTTCACCCCTCACGTACTCGCCCTCGGGGGGACCTCTCATGACCTACTACCAGCCCCAGCCGCCACCCGCGCCGGCGCCCCGCCCGGCCCCGAAGTGGGCCCGCAAACGCTTCGTACTCCCCGCCCTGGGCCTCACCTTCCTCCTCGGCATCGGCAGCGCCGGCGCCGACGACACCCCGAACACGACCAAGTCGGTCGCCAACACCAAGCCCGCCCCGACCCCCACGACCACGGTCACCGCGACGGCCACGGCAACGGAGACGGCGAAGCCGGAGCCTGCGCCGACGGTGACCGAGACGGTGAAGGTGAAGGTCCGGGTCACGGTCACGGCGCGTGCGGCGGCGGGGTCCGGGTCGGGCAGTTCGACGTCGGGCGGCTCCTCGTCCACCAGCGGCGGCTCCAGCTCCTCAGGAGGCTCAACCTCGGCAGGCGGCGGCGCGACGGCCAAGTGCAACGACGGCTCGTACTCGTACGCGGCCCACCATCAGGGGGCTTGCTCCCACCACGGCGGGGTTGCCGTCTTCTACCGGTAGCCGACAAGGGACGGGCGCCTGAACGCCCGTCCCGGTCCACACCTGCCTCGCATACGCGAAGACCCCGTCCTCAGCGTTCTCGCTGATGGCGGGGTCTTTGGGCACCTAATTCAAGGTGCCCCCGGCAGGATTCGAACCTGCGCACACGGCTCCGGAGGCCGTTGCTCTATCCCCTGAGCTACGGGGGCGTGTCGGGCGTTGCGCTGGGCGCTTGCGGCGACGGGTAGAACCCTAGCAGGTCTCGCGGGGTGATCAGGAACGGGTTTGCCCAGGCGGGGTCGGCTGGTGCGGGCCACCGTGGGGAGGGCTCTGTTCCGGGGCTCGGCCGGAGGCCGTTCGAGGCTCACTGTGTCCTCCCGCCCCGTACCCCTTCCACAGCGGAGCGACAACTCGTCCACCCAAATCCCCCCACCACCCGTCAGAGCGAGAACTCGGGAAAACCGGGACGCGGCCCCCCGCCCCGACCTACTCTCGAGTTGTGTCAGGCGCGTCCGGCCGGGTGCTTGTTGTGGATGACAGCAAGGGCATCCGGCAGCTGATCAAGGTCAATCTCGAGCTGGAAGGGCTTGAGGTGGTGACCGCGGTCGATGGTGCCGAGTGTCTTGATGTGGTGCACCACGTGCGCCCGGACGTCATCACGCTCGACGTCGTCATGCCCCGTCTCGACGGGCTCAGTACCGCCGCCCGCCTCCGGGCCGACCCCCGTACCCGTGGCCTCCCGCTCGCCATCATCAGCGCGTGCACGCAGTACGAGGTGGAGAGCGGGCTCGACGCCGGCGTCGACGCGTTCCTGCCCAAGCCCTTCGAGCCGGACGAGCTGGTCCGGCTGGTCAAGGGGCTGCTGGAGCGGAGCGACCGGCGTGACGGGGTCTGCTCCGGCGGATAGACCCCGGCCCTCCGGAGACTGTCGGCCCCGGCGAAGCCAGCACGCACCCCCCGAGGCCCCACCACCCGTCTCCGCCCGCCCTCCCGCCCCCCCGAGGCCCCACCACCCGCCTCCGCCCGCCCTCCCGCCTCCCCTAGGCTTGTCCTGTGACCCCCGCCGAGCTGTCCCGTACCGTCCTGGACGCGGTGTGCCGTGCCGTGGACGCGGGGGAGCTGGACGTGGCTCCGCCCGAGCGGGTCACCCTCACCGAGCCCGGCCCCGGCGGCTGCGGCGACTTCGCCACCAACGTCGCCCTCCGCCTCGCCCGCCCCGCCGCCCGCACCCCCCTGTACGTCGCCGACATTCTGCGCGCGCGGCTGCTCGACGCGGACGGGGTGCGCGACGTCGTCGTCACCGGCCCGGGGTTCCTCAACATCAGCCTCCGCGCCCGCGACGACCTGCTCACCGGACTCGTCCGCGAGATCCGCGCGCGCGGTACGGAGTACGGGTACGGGGACGCCCTCGCCGGGCGGACCGTCGTACTGCGGGTGCCGTACGAGGTGCGCGCCGAGGTCGTCGCCGACGCGGTCGCGCGGATCGTCGCCACCCAGGGCGGCCGGGCGGAGATCGAGCACGGCGAGCCCGTCACGCTGCGGCCCGTCCCCGCGCCCGAGGACCCCGCGCCGCTCGGCCCCGACGCCGCCCGCTGGGCCCTGCTCCACCCCGCCCCGCACGACCGGCCCCGCATCACCGCCGACCACCTCGTCCAGCGCGAGATCAACCCCCTGTTCCGCGTCCGCTACGCCCACGCCCGCGTACGCGCGCTCACCCGCAACGCCCATGACCTGGGCTTCGCGGCGGAACCGGGGGAGCTGAACGGCACGGGCACCCCTCTCCAGACCCCCCTCGCCGACCACCCCCGCATCCTCCGCGCCGCCGCCACCCGGCACGCCCCCGACCGCCTCGCCCGGCATCTGCTCACCGTCGCGGACGCGCTGCTCCCGCTTCTGTCCGAGGTGCTGCCCGTAGGGGAGGAGAAACCCGGGGCCGCCCATCGTGCCCGGCTGGCGCTCGCCGAAGCCGCCGGGGCGGTGCTGGCCGGTGGCCTGTCCCTGCTCGGCATCGACGCACCCGAACACCTCTGAGAACAGAGAGCCACTCATGAGCCGTTCCGCCCACCCCGCCGGGCCCCGTCACGCCGATGTGCTGCCCGAGGGGCACTACTCGGCCCCGCCGGCCGACCTCAACGCCCTCGACCCCAAGGTGTGGGCCCACACCGTGCGCCGGGACGAGGACGGTGTCCTCACCGTCGGCGGCCGCCGGGTGACCGACCTGGCGGAGGAGTTCGGCACGCCCGCGTACATCCTCGACGAGGCCGACTTCCGGGACCGGGCCCGTGCCTGGCGCACCGCGTTCGGCACCGACGCCGACGTGTTCTACGCCGGCAAGGCGTTCCTCTCCCGCGCCGTCGTGCGCTGGCTCGACGAGGAGGGGCTCAACCTCGACGTCTGCTCCGGCGGCGAGCTGGCCACCGCGCTGTCCGCCGGGATGGACCCCGCGCGCATCGCCTTCCACGGCAACAACAAGTCCGTCGAGGAGATCACCCGCGCCGTCGAGGCCGGCGTCGGCCGGATCGTGCTCGACTCCTTCCAGGAGATCGCCCGCGTCGCGCACATCGCGCAGGGACTCGGCAAGCGGCAGAAGGCGCAGATCCGCATCACCGTCGGCGTCGAGGCGCACACCCACGAGTTCATCGCCACCGCGCACGAGGACCAGAAGTTCGGCATCCCGCTCGCGGGCGGCCAGGCGGCAGAGGCGGTACGGCGCGCGCTCACCCTCGACGGGCTCGAACTCATCGGCATCCACAGCCACATCGGCTCGCAGATCTTCGACATGTCCGGCTTCGAGGTCGCCGCCCACCGGGTGGTCGGCCTGCTGAAGGACATCCGCGACGAGCACGGCGTCGAGCTGCCCGAGATCGACCTCGGCGGCGGCCTCGGCATCGCCTACACCAGCTCCGACGACCCCCGCGAGCCGCACGAGATCGCCAAGGCGCTCACCGAGATCGTCACCCGCGAGTGCGAGGCGGCCCGGCTGCGCGTCCCCCGTATCTCCGTCGAGCCCGGCCGCGCCATCGTCGGGCCGACCGCGTTCACGCTGTACGAGGTCGGGACCGTCAAGCGGCTCGACGGGCTGCGGACGTACGTCTCCGTGGACGGCGGGATGTCGGACAACATCCGCACCGCGCTGTACGACGCCGAGTACAGCGTCGCCCTCGTCTCGCGGACCAGCGACGCCGAGCCGATGCTCACCCGCGTCGTCGGCAAGCACTGCGAGAGCGGGGACATCGTGGTCAAGGACGCGTTCCTGCCCGCCGACCTGGCGCCGGGCGACCTGATCGCCGTCCCCGCCACGGGCGCGTACTGCCGGTCCATGGCGAGCAACTACAACCACGTCCTGCGTCCGCCGGTCGTCGCGGTCGGCGACGGCGAGGCGCGGGTGATCGTCCGGCGTGAGACGGAGGAGGACCTGCTCCGGCTGGACGTCGGCTGAGGCCCCGGGGGCCACCCGGGGCCCCGTTCCGGGAACGCGAAACAGATGTCTCACGATCCGGACGAAAGGCGGAAAGCGCCATCCGGTGAGTGAGACTGGTCGGACCGTAGACGGTGAGAGGAAACGAGGTCGGATGATGCGTACGCGTCCGCTGAAGGTGGCGCTGCTGGGCTGTGGAGTGGTCGGCTCCGAGGTGGCGCGCATCATGACGACGCACGCCGACGACCTCGCCGCCCGCATCGGGGCCCCGGTCGAACTGGCCGGGGTCGCCGTACGGCGGCCCTCGAAGGTGCGCGCCGGGATCGATCCCGCGCTCGTCACCACCGACGCGACCGCCCTGGTCAAGCGCGGTGACATCGACGTGGTGGTGGAGGTCATCGGCGGCATCGAGCCCGCCCGCTCCCTGATCACCACCGCGCTGGAGCACGGCGCGTCCGTCGTCTCGGCCAACAAGGCCCTGCTCGCCCAGGACGGCGCCGCCCTGCATGCCGCCGCCGAGGAGCACGGCCGAGACCTCTACTACGAGGCGGCCGTCGCCGGTGCCATCCCGCTGATCCGCCCGCTGCGCGAGTCCCTCGCCGGCGACAAGGTCAACCGGGTGCTCGGCATCGTCAACGGCACCACCAACTTCATCCTCGACAAGATGGACTCCACCGGCGCCGGCTACCAGGAGGCCCTGGACGAGGCCACCGCGCTCGGGTACGCCGAGGCCGACCCCACCGCCGACGTCGAGGGCTTCGACGCCGCCGCCAAGGCCGCCATCCTGGCCGGGATCGCCTTCCACACCCGCGTCCGCCTCGACGACGTGCACCGCGAGGGCATGACCGAGGTGACCGCGGCCGACTTCCGCTCGGCGCGGGAGATGGGCTGCACCATCAAGCTGCTCGCCATCTGCGAGCGGGCCAAGGACGGCGCCTCGGTCACCGCCCGCGTCCACCCGGCGATGATCCCGCTGAGCCACCCGCTGGCCTCGGTGCGCGGCGCGTACAACGCGGTGTTCGTGGAGTCCGACGCGGCCGGGCAGCTGATGTTCTACGGCCCCGGCGCCGGCGGCGCGCCCACCGCCTCGGCGGTCCTCGGCGACCTCGTCGCCGTCTGCCGCAACCGCTTGGGCGGTTCGACCGGGCCCGGCGAATCGGCGTACGCGGCGCTGCCCGTCTCGCCGATGGGGGACGTCGTCACGCGGTACCACATCAGCCTCGACGTCGCCGACAAACCGGGCGTACTCGCCCAGGTGGCCACGGTGTTCGCCGAGCACGGGGTGTCGATCGACACCGTCCGGCAGCAGGGTAAAAATCAGGGCAGCGGCGACGCAGTCGCCGTCGAGCAGGGTGGCGGCGGGCGACGGGAGGGCGGCGAGGCGTCCCTCGTCGTCGTCACGCACCGCGCCTCCGACGCGTCCCTCACCGGGACCGTGGAGGCGCTGCGCGAGCTCGACACCGTGCGGGGTGTCGCCAGCATCATGCGGGTTGAAGGGGAGTAAGCGGCAATGACCCACCAGTGGCGCGGAATCATCGAGGAGTACCGGGACAGGCTGCCGGTCACCGACAGCACGCCCGTCGTGTCGCTCCGCGAGGGCGGCACGCCTCTCGTGCCCGCACAGGTGCTCTCCGAGCGCACGGGCTGCTCGGTCCACCTCAAGGTGGAGGGGGCCAACCCCACCGGTTCCTTCAAGGACCGGGGCATGACCATGGCCATCACGCGGGCCAAGGAGGAGGGCGCCAAGGCGGTCATCTGCGCCTCCACCGGCAACACCTCCGCCTCGGCCGCCGCCTACGCGGTGCGCGCGGGCATGGTCTCGGCGGTGCTCGTCCCGCAGGGCAAGATCGCGCTCGGCAAGATGGGCCAGGCCCTCGTGCACGGCGCGAAGATCCTCCAGGTCGCCGGGAACTTCGACGACTGTCTCGACCTCGCGCGCGCCCTGAGCGACAACTACCCGGTGGCGCTGGTCAATTCGGTCAACCCGGTGCGTATCGAGGGCCAGAAGACGGCCGCCTTCGAGATCGTGGACATGCTGGGCGACGCCCCCGACATCCACGTCCTGCCGGTCGGCAACGCGGGCAACATCACGGCCTACTGGAAGGGCTACCGGGAGTACGCCGCCGACGGCCCGGCCACCCGCACCCCGCGCATGTGGGGCTACCAGGCGTCGGGCAGTGCGCCCATCGTGCGCGGTGAGATCGTCAAGGACCCCTCCACCGTGGCGACCGCCATCCGGATCGGCAACCCGGCCTCCTGGAGTTACGCCCTGGCCGCGCGGGACGAGTCCGGCGGTCACATCGACGAGGTGACGGACCGTGAGATCCTGCGCGCCTACCGGCTGTTGGCCGCGCAGGAGGGTGTCTTCGTGGAGCCCGCCTCCGCCGCCTCGGTGGCCGGACTGCTCAAGGCCGCCGAGCAGGGGAAGGTCGATCCGGGCCAGACCATCGTGTGCACCGTCACCGGCAACGGCCTGAAGGACCCCGACTGGGCCGTGGCCGGCGCCCCGCAGCCGGTCACCGTGCCGGTCGACTCGGCCGTCGCGGCCGAGCGGCTCGGCCTCGCCTGACACCGGGCCCGAGAGGGTGCACAGGGGGCTTGCGACACGCATCGTGCGCCTCCTGTGCGCCCTATGTCGCGGCTGAACCTTCCTTCGATAGGCTGGGGGCAACCCGCCCACCGCACATGCCCGTCGCGTGTGGCACGGCGCCGCCGCCCCAAGCGGCCCGACGGGTTTCCCTACGTCATCGAGTGTCCGCACCGGATGCCCCGCCACGGGCCGTCCGGCAGTCACGTCCCGTCAACGCAGCTCAAGGAGAGTCTTCGAGCGATGGCCGGTCCCGCCTTCCGCGCCGCCGCCGTCCGGGTGCGCACCCCCGCCACCAGCGCCAACCTCGGTCCGGGCTTCGACGCCCTGGGCCTCGCGCTGGGGCTGTACGACGACGTGGTCGTCCGGGTCGCCGACTCCGGGCTGCACATCGACATCGCCGGTGAGGGCGGTGACACCCTCCCGCGCGACGAGCGCCATCTGCTCGTACGCGCCCTGCGCACCGCCTTCGACCTGCTGGGCGGGCAGCCGCGCGGGCTGGAGATCGTCTGCGCCAACCGCATCCCGCACGGCCGCGGTCTCGGCTCGTCGTCCGCCGCCATCTGCGCGGGGATCGTCGCCGCGCGCGCGGTGACCATAGGCGGCGAGTCCCGCCTCGACGACACCGCGCTGCTGGAACTGGCCACGGAGATCGAGGGCCACCCGGACAACGTCGCGGCCTGTCTCCTCGGCGGATTCACCTTGTCCTGGCTGGAGTCGGGCGCCGCCCGCGCCGTACGGACCGAGCCGGACCCCTCCATCGTGCCGGTGGTCTTCGTGCCCGCGAAGCCCGTACTCACCGAGACCGCGCGCGGACTGCTCCCGCGCACCGTCCCGCACGTCGACGCCGCCGCCAACGCGGGCCGTGCCGCACTGCTCGTCGAGGCGCTCACCCGGCGCCCCGAACTGCTGCTGCCCGCCACCGAGGACCGGCTGCACCAGGAGTACCGCGCCCCCGCCATGCCGGAGAGCGCGGCACTGGTGGAAAGGCTGCGCGCGGACGGCGTGGCGGCCGTCATCTCCGGTGCCGGACCCACCGTCATGGCGCTCACCGACGAGGCCACCGCCGACAAGGTGCAGGCCCTCGCGGGCGCCGACTGGGCGGCCAACCGGCTGAGCGTCGACACGCGGGGAGCGAGCGTGCTGCCGCTTGCGTCCTGACACCCGGTTGCCGGATTTGGAGAGGGGGAATGTTTGTTGCATCCGGTAGTGTTAATCTCAAGTCTGCACCCGACCCCACCATGGCGAGGTGCTTCGTGTCCCCGTCAGGGACAGACATTCTTCCGGGAGCCTCCCAAGCCACTCCGTGTTCCGTGCGCCGTACCTGGGCAGTACGTCGTGTGGCAGCACTGAGCGAGTCAGCGGGCACGCTCCGGAATCGGCGCCGCCGCGCCATGTGACACCGGGTGTCACGGCTCGCGGGAGCGTCATCACCAGAAATTCTCTTCCGCCGCTTCATGGCGGACCACCGCCCCGGCTCGGTACTTCCGAATGGCACCGATGCCGGACAGCACAACCGGTCGCCGAGCCAGACAGGCCGACGTCCGCTCCAGGGAAGGACCCTTCGTGAGCGACACCACCGATCTGATGGGCGCACGTGTCGAGGAGACCGCTGCCGCGCCCGCCACGGACTCCGCGCCTGCCACCGGTGCCGGCTCCCGGCGGCGCCGTGGTACCGGCCTCGAGGGCATGGTGCTGGCCGAGCTCCAGCAGGTCGCCTCGGGCCTCGGCATCAGGGGCACCGCGCGGATGCGCAAGAGCCAGCTGATCGAGGTCATCAAGGAGGCCCAGGCCGGGGGAAGCGCCCCCAAGGCCGAGGCCGCCGAGGAGACCAAGCCCAAGCGCCGCGCCACCTCCAAGGCCCGTACGGGTGAGGCCGCCGGTGAGGCGAAGGCCGAGAAGGCCGCGCAGCCGGCCGCCGACAAGGCCGCCCAGATCGACATCCCCGGCCAGCCGGCCGGCGGTCCCGCCCGCGCGGGCGAGGCCGAGCGCGAGGACGCGCCCAACGAGCGCCGCCGCCGTCGTGCCACCGCCGACGCGGGCAGCCCGGCCGCCGCCGAGTCCACCGAGACCAGGGGCGACAAGGGCGAGCCGAAGGGCGACACCCAGCAGCAGCCGCAGGCCGACGGCAAGGCCGACGACGGCGAGGGCCGTGGCCGCCGCGACCGCCGGGACCGTGACCGCGACCGGGGCGGCCGGGACCGCGACCGCCGCGGCAAGGGCGACGACCAGCAGGGCGGCGGCCGTCAGGACCGCCAGCAGGGCCAGCAGCAGGGCGGCGGCCGCCAGGACCGTCAGGACCGCGATCGCCAGCAGCAGGACGACGACGACTTCGAGGGCGGCCGCCGTGGCCGCCGGGGCCGCTACCGCGACCGCCGTGGCCGTCGTGGCCGCGACGAGATCGCCGAGCCGCAGGTCAACGAGGACGACGTCCTGATCCCCGTCGCGGGCATCCTGGACATCCTCGACAACTACGCGTTCATCCGTACCTCCGGCTACCTGCCGGGCCCGAACGACGTGTACGTCTCCCTCGCCCAGGTCCGCAAGAACGGTCTGCGCAAGGGCGACCACATCACCGGCGCGGTCCGCCAGCCGAAGGAGGGCGAGCGCCGCGAGAAGTTCAACGCGCTGGTCCGCCTCGACTCCGTCAACGGCATGGCGCCCGAACACGGCCGTGGGCGGCCGGAGTTCAACAAGCTGACGCCGTTGTACCCGCAGGACCGGCTCCGTCTGGAGTCCGAGTCCAATGTGCTGACGACCCGGATCATCGACCTCGTGTCGCCGATCGGCAAGGGCCAGCGCGGTCTGATCGTGGCCCCGCCGAAGACCGGCAAGACCATGATCATGCAGGCGATCGCCAACGCGATCACGCACAACAACCCCGAGTGCCACCTGATGGTCGTCCTGGTCGACGAGCGTCCGGAAGAGGTCACGGACATGCAGCGGTCGGTGAAGGGCGAGGTCATCTCCTCGACCTTCGACCGCCCGGCCGAGGACCACACCACGGTCGCCGAGCTGGCCATCGAGCGCGCCAAGCGTCTGGTGGAGCTGGGTCACGACGTGGTCGTGCTGCTCGACTCGATCACGCGTCTGGGCCGTGCGTACAACCTCGCCGCCCCGGCGTCGGGCCGCATCCTCTCCGGTGGTGTCGACTCCACCGCCCTGTACCCGCCGAAGCGCTTCTTCGGTGCCGCGCGCAACATCGAGGACGGCGGCTCGCTGACCATCCTCGCCACCGCGCTCGTCGACACCGGGTCCCGCATGGACGAGGTGATCTTCGAGGAGTTCAAGGGCACCGGCAACATGGAGCTCAAGCTCGACCGGAAGCTCGCCGACAAGCGCATCTTCCCGGCGGTGGACGTCGACGCGTCCGGTACCCGCAAGGAAGAGATCCTGCTCGGCAGCGAGGAGCTGGCCATCACCTGGAAGCTGCGTCGCGTGCTGCACGCGCTCGACCAGCAGCAGGCGATCGAGCTGCTGCTCGACAAGATGAAGCAGACCAAGTCGAACATCGAGTTCCTCACCCAGATCCAGAAGACGACGCCGGCTCCCGGCAACAGTGACTGAGCCCCGCTGAGTCACCCGCTTCGGACCTGAGGGAACCTGAAGGGCCGCCCCCGCCGCGCACGCGCCGGGGGCGGCCCTTTTCGCGCGCCGATTGCGCGCCGCGCGCTCCCGCGAGACCTTTGCCACAGGTGTGACGTTCGGTACCGACTTGGCGCGGTACGGCCCCTTACGAGAAAGCGCAGGTGAGCGGGGAGACGGTCCGAGGTTCCGGGCACGGAGGGTCACCACTGCCGCACCGGGCGCCGCAGCGCTTTGTGCGAGCCTGTCCCGAGTTTCCCTGTTCCCCCAGGTGGAGCGACGATGGAGTGGTGATGACCGCTCCCGACCCTGATCGCAGGGGGTAACCGAACGGACGAGACCTAGGAGCGCAGTGTCCACCGAGAGCACGCCGGAGCCCGGCATACCGGAGCCCGGAGACGGCCCCCGCCGCCGGGGCAAGGGGCGCCGCCGCAAGCGCCGCAGCACGGGCCGCAAGGCCCTGCTCGCCACGGCATGGACAGCGGCCGGCGTGGTCGTGCTGGCCGGTGCCGGCGCCGGGTACGTCTACTTCAAGCTGAACGGCAACATCCACAGCGTCGACATCAACCAGATGCTCGGCCGCGACAGGCCCGCCAAGGCCGACAACGGCTCCCAGAACATCCTGGTCCTCGGCTCCGACACCCGTGACGGCGCCAACCGGAGGATCGGCGGGGGAGCGGCCGACAGCGGCGCCCGCTCCGACACCGCGATGATCGTCCACATCTACAAGGGCCACAAGAAGGCGTCCGTGGTGTCCATCCCGCGCGACACCCTCATCGACCGTCCCGCCTGCACCGACACCAAGGGCCACACGTACCCGGCGGCGAAGGACGTCATGTTCAACTCGGCCTACGCCACCGGCGGCGCGCCCTGCGCGGTCCGGACCGTCGAGTCGCTCAGCGGTATCCGCATGGACCACTACCTGGAGGTCGACTTCGCCGGCTTCCAGCGCCTGGTCGACGACCTCGGGGGCGTACGCGTCACCACCACCCGCGCCATCGAGGACCCGGACAGCCACCTGGACCTGGCGGCCGGCACGCACACCCTCGACGGCGCGCAGGCGCTCGGCCTGGTGCGCACCCGGCACGGCGTCGGCGACGGCTCCGACCTCGGCCGCATCCAGCTCCAGCAGGCGTTCGTGAAGGCCCTCATCGCCCAGACCAAGCAGGTCGGCGTGCTGAGCAACCCCAAGAAGCTGTACGACCTCGCCGACACCGCGACCCGGACCGTCACCACCGACTCCGACCTCGGCTCGGTCAACTCCCTCGCGGACTTCGCGGGCGGCCTCAAGGGCATCAGCGCCTCCGGGATGCACATGGTCACCGTGCCGGTCCAGTACGACCCCGCCGATCCCAACCGGGTGCTGCTGGAGCCGGCCAAGGCCCGGCAGATCTGGACCGCGCTGAGGAACGACCAGCCGGTACCGGACTCCGCGACCGCGGGCTCGGCCACCGGCGGCGCCAAGGGCGTCGTCACCCCCTGACCGGCCTCCCGGGGGCCGCGCGGCCCCCG comes from the Streptomyces seoulensis genome and includes:
- the rho gene encoding transcription termination factor Rho is translated as MSDTTDLMGARVEETAAAPATDSAPATGAGSRRRRGTGLEGMVLAELQQVASGLGIRGTARMRKSQLIEVIKEAQAGGSAPKAEAAEETKPKRRATSKARTGEAAGEAKAEKAAQPAADKAAQIDIPGQPAGGPARAGEAEREDAPNERRRRRATADAGSPAAAESTETRGDKGEPKGDTQQQPQADGKADDGEGRGRRDRRDRDRDRGGRDRDRRGKGDDQQGGGRQDRQQGQQQGGGRQDRQDRDRQQQDDDDFEGGRRGRRGRYRDRRGRRGRDEIAEPQVNEDDVLIPVAGILDILDNYAFIRTSGYLPGPNDVYVSLAQVRKNGLRKGDHITGAVRQPKEGERREKFNALVRLDSVNGMAPEHGRGRPEFNKLTPLYPQDRLRLESESNVLTTRIIDLVSPIGKGQRGLIVAPPKTGKTMIMQAIANAITHNNPECHLMVVLVDERPEEVTDMQRSVKGEVISSTFDRPAEDHTTVAELAIERAKRLVELGHDVVVLLDSITRLGRAYNLAAPASGRILSGGVDSTALYPPKRFFGAARNIEDGGSLTILATALVDTGSRMDEVIFEEFKGTGNMELKLDRKLADKRIFPAVDVDASGTRKEEILLGSEELAITWKLRRVLHALDQQQAIELLLDKMKQTKSNIEFLTQIQKTTPAPGNSD
- a CDS encoding LCP family protein produces the protein MSTESTPEPGIPEPGDGPRRRGKGRRRKRRSTGRKALLATAWTAAGVVVLAGAGAGYVYFKLNGNIHSVDINQMLGRDRPAKADNGSQNILVLGSDTRDGANRRIGGGAADSGARSDTAMIVHIYKGHKKASVVSIPRDTLIDRPACTDTKGHTYPAAKDVMFNSAYATGGAPCAVRTVESLSGIRMDHYLEVDFAGFQRLVDDLGGVRVTTTRAIEDPDSHLDLAAGTHTLDGAQALGLVRTRHGVGDGSDLGRIQLQQAFVKALIAQTKQVGVLSNPKKLYDLADTATRTVTTDSDLGSVNSLADFAGGLKGISASGMHMVTVPVQYDPADPNRVLLEPAKARQIWTALRNDQPVPDSATAGSATGGAKGVVTP